In one window of Candidatus Afararchaeum irisae DNA:
- the ilvN gene encoding acetolactate synthase small subunit, translated as MSQPQREPSGVRKGESEKGDGVREHTLAVLVENKPGVLSRVSGLFTRRGFNIDSLAVGETENPNYSRMTIVVKADDKTIEQVSKQLNRLIEVIKVSNLTEDESVERELAMVKVSSDEEVRSEIMQITDIFRATVVDVGRESLVVEVTGDSDKIEAIVDMLRQFGIREMVRTGKISLARGPKTTKAD; from the coding sequence ATGAGTCAGCCACAGAGAGAACCAAGCGGAGTCCGTAAGGGAGAGTCTGAGAAGGGAGACGGAGTCAGGGAGCACACACTCGCAGTTCTCGTCGAGAACAAGCCGGGTGTTCTTTCTCGCGTATCGGGTCTCTTCACACGGAGAGGCTTCAACATAGACTCGCTCGCAGTCGGCGAGACCGAGAACCCCAACTACTCACGTATGACGATAGTAGTTAAGGCAGACGACAAGACGATAGAGCAGGTCTCGAAACAGCTCAACCGTCTCATAGAGGTCATAAAGGTCTCGAACCTCACAGAGGACGAGTCGGTCGAACGCGAGCTTGCGATGGTAAAGGTCTCGTCGGACGAGGAGGTCAGGAGCGAGATAATGCAGATAACCGACATCTTCCGTGCGACAGTAGTCGACGTCGGAAGAGAGTCGCTCGTAGTCGAGGTCACGGGCGACTCCGACAAGATAGAGGCGATAGTCGACATGTTGCGCCAGTTCGGAATACGTGAGATGGTCAGAACCGGAAAGATCTCTCTCGCGAGAGGTCCTAAGACGACGAAGGCGGACTGA